One region of Salvia miltiorrhiza cultivar Shanhuang (shh) chromosome 3, IMPLAD_Smil_shh, whole genome shotgun sequence genomic DNA includes:
- the LOC131017585 gene encoding cytosolic sulfotransferase 5-like translates to MSSSSSKSFQPPQLSQDFKEFLSTLPGKKVFADDPLYRYHYQGFWYIDAILEAVIACQEHFQAEDSDVFVASAPKCGTAWLKAIAFSLLNRRRHTVTSGDHPLLTCNPHDLVPFLEIGLYGSIKALDIASFPSPRLLATHIPHSSLPDSIRSGSNCKILYVARDPKDAFVSAWHYLATVGLVSPTVAEAFENFCEGLSGYGPFWDHVLGYWKQSLENPERVLFLKYEDMKARPAVEVRRVAEFLGCPFSAEEEEAGEVDRIVELCSFEGLRGLEVNKKGKLEATRVDNSAFFRRGEVGDWKNYLSPEMAERIDRIVEEKFCGSGLFL, encoded by the coding sequence AtgtcatcatcatcttcaaaaTCCTTCCAACCGCCACAGCTATCCCAAGACTTCAAAGAGTTCCTCTCCACTCTACCAGGAAAAAAAGTATTCGCGGATGACCCTCTCTACCGCTATCATTATCAAGGTTTCTGGTACATCGATGCCATTCTCGAAGCTGTAATTGCATGCCAGGAACATTTCCAAGCGGAGGATTCCGACGTCTTCGTCGCCTCCGCTCCTAAATGCGGCACGGCCTGGCTGAAGGCGATTGCCTTCAGCCTACTTAACCGGAGACGGCACACTGTCACCTCCGGAGACCACCCCCTCCTCACCTGCAACCCTCACGACCTCGTGCCCTTCCTCGAGATAGGCCTCTACGGCAGCATCAAAGCCCTCGACATCGCCTCGTTCCCCTCCCCACGCCTCCTCGCCACCCACATTCCCCATTCCTCCCTGCCGGACTCGATCAGGAGCGGCTCAAACTGCAAGATCCTGTACGTGGCGAGGGACCCCAAGGACGCCTTCGTGTCGGCGTGGCACTACTTGGCTACCGTGGGCTTGGTGAGCCCGACGGTGGCGGAGGCGTTTGAGAATTTCTGCGAGGGATTGAGTGGCTATGGGCCCTTTTGGGATCATGTTCTTGGATATTGGAAGCAGAGCTTGGAAAACCCTGAGAGGGTTTTGTTCCTCAAGTACGAGGATATGAAGGCGAGGCCGGCCGTGGAGGTGCGCCGCGTGGCGGAGTTCCTCGGCTGCCCCTTCTCCGCCGAGGAGGAGGAAGCTGGGGAGGTTGATCGGATCGTGGAACTGTGTAGCTTTGAAGGTCTCAGAGGTTTGGAAGTGAACAAGAAGGGGAAGCTAGAGGCGACTCGTGTGGATAATAGTGCTTTCTTTCGTCGAGGAGAGGTCGGAGATTGGAAGAATTATTTATCGCCGGAGATGGCGGAGAGGATTGATCGGATTGTTGAAGAGAAGTTTTGTGGGTCGGGATTATTCCTATAA
- the LOC131017586 gene encoding cytosolic sulfotransferase 5-like produces the protein MSSSSNFFKSQQRSQDFKEFISTLPREKGFSKHSLYRYHYQGFWYVDVLLEAVISCQEHFQAEDSDVFVASTPKCGTTWLKAIAFALLNRRRQPPTSRDHPLLSSNPHDLVPFLETGFYGSRKALDIASFPSPRLLSTHVPHSSLPKLMRSGSKCKIVYVARDPKDALVSEWHFLAKAWVLERTMAEAFEQFCEGLNMYGPFWDHVLGYWKQSLENPERVLFLKYEDMKARPAVEVRRVAEFLGCAFSAEEEEAGEVDRIVELCSFEALSGLEVNKKGKQEVTGIDKSAFFRRGEVGDWKNHLSPEMAKKIDRIVEEKFSGSGLFL, from the coding sequence ATGTCATCATCTTCAAATTTCTTCAAATCGCAACAACGATCTCAAGACTTCAAAGAGTTCATCTCCACTCTACCCAGAGAAAAAGGATTCTCAAAACACTCTCTCTACCGCTATCATTATCAAGGTTTCTGGTACGTGGACGTCCTTCTCGAAGCTGTGATTTCATGCCAAGAACATTTCCAAGCGGAAGATTCCGACGTCTTCGTCGCCTCCACTCCGAAATGCGGCACCACGTGGCTGAAGGCGATCGCCTTCGCCCTACTTAACCGGAGGCGGCAGCCTCCCACCTCCAGAGACCACCCCCTCCTCTCCAGCAACCCTCACGACCTCGTGCCCTTCCTCGAGACAGGCTTCTACGGCAGCCGCAAAGCCCTCGACATCGCCTCGTTCCCCTCCCCGCGCCTCCTCTCCACGCACGTGCCCCATTCCTCCCTGCCGAAGTTGATGAGGAGCGGCTCCAAGTGCAAGATCGTGTACGTGGCGAGGGACCCAAAGGACGCCTTGGTGTCGGAGTGGCACTTCTTGGCCAAGGCGTGGGTGCTGGAGAGGACGATGGCGGAGGCGTTCGAGCAATTTTGCGAGGGATTGAACATGTATGGGCCCTTTTGGGATCATGTTCTTGGATATTGGAAGCAGAGCTTGGAAAACCCTGAGAGGGTTTTGTTCCTCAAGTACGAGGATATGAAGGCGAGGCCGGCTGTGGAGGTGCGCCGCGTGGCGGAGTTCCTCGGCTGCGCCTTCTccgcggaggaggaggaagctgGGGAGGTTGATCGGATCGTGGAACTGTGTAGCTTTGAAGCTCTCAGTGGATTGGAAGTGAACAAGAAGGGGAAGCAAGAGGTGACTGGTATAGATAAGAGTGCTTTCTTTCGTCGAGGAGAGGTCGGGGATTGGAAGAATCATTTATCGCCGGAGATGGCGAAGAAGATTGATCGGATTGTTGAAGAGAAGTTTTCTGGGTCCGGATTATTCCTATAA